Proteins encoded within one genomic window of Bacteroidia bacterium:
- a CDS encoding SDR family oxidoreductase, producing the protein MNILILGASGLVGGNCLNLFSGNSQWKVAGTHFSFPTEQTQFFNTLRLDDPDNFDIAAFRPSIILHAGALTHVDHCEDHEEESYQKTVQSTANVALLVKQYNAKFIYISTDYVFDGTNGPYDEEAEVNPLSVYGRHKLEAENIVRATTENHLILRITNVYGDEIRNKNFISRIVEAIIEGKTLQLRLPYDQYATPANAFDIARMLYLLIGDDKKGLYHVASTDSLNRVQLAQRILKHFPVNRVEVIPATTAEIAQKAPRPLQGGLKPQKFLAEYPDFHFSNVDDFLRSKEQV; encoded by the coding sequence ATGAACATATTAATTTTAGGCGCATCCGGGCTGGTAGGTGGCAATTGTCTCAACCTATTCTCCGGCAACTCGCAATGGAAGGTGGCGGGAACCCATTTTTCTTTTCCTACAGAGCAAACGCAATTCTTCAATACCCTCCGGCTGGATGACCCGGATAACTTTGATATAGCGGCTTTCCGGCCCTCCATTATCCTACATGCCGGGGCGCTCACTCATGTAGATCATTGCGAAGACCATGAGGAAGAGAGCTATCAGAAAACGGTGCAATCCACGGCCAATGTTGCGCTGCTGGTGAAGCAGTACAATGCGAAATTCATCTACATTTCTACCGATTACGTATTCGATGGAACCAACGGCCCCTATGACGAGGAAGCCGAAGTGAATCCACTATCCGTATATGGGCGGCACAAGCTGGAAGCTGAAAACATTGTGCGGGCAACTACTGAAAATCACCTCATCCTGCGCATCACCAATGTGTATGGCGATGAGATCCGCAACAAGAACTTTATATCAAGGATCGTGGAGGCCATCATCGAAGGCAAAACACTGCAACTGCGCCTGCCCTACGACCAGTATGCCACCCCGGCCAATGCGTTCGATATTGCACGTATGCTCTACCTGTTGATTGGCGATGACAAAAAGGGTTTGTATCATGTAGCTTCTACTGATTCCCTGAATCGGGTGCAACTTGCTCAGCGCATCCTCAAGCATTTCCCCGTGAACAGGGTGGAAGTAATTCCAGCTACTACGGCTGAAATTGCGCAAAAAGCCCCACGACCACTGCAAGGCGGACTGAAACCGCAGAAGTTCCTGGCCGAGTACCCGGATTTCCACTTCAGCAATGTGGATGATTTCCTCAGGAGCAAAGAGCAGGTGTAG
- the pseB gene encoding UDP-N-acetylglucosamine 4,6-dehydratase (inverting), with the protein MDLKGKAILITGGTGSLGKALTKHLLEHHGDIDRLVIFSRDEQKQFEMANDYPSEKHRKIMRFFIGDVRDRNRLIRAMKGIDYVIHAAAMKHVPIAEYNPMECIKTNIIGAENVIEACLETDVKKVIALSTDKAAAPINLYGATKLASDKLFVAANNIKGWNPIIFSVVRYGNVMGSNGSVIPFFLKKRKEGSLPITDDTMTRFNISLQGGVDMVMHALEHAWGGEIFVPKIPSYKITDVAEAIGPECSKPVIGIRPGEKIHEEMITTSDSYYTYDLGKYYVIVPSKTKWEMEDFIKHFNAKKVPEGFCYNSSSNTAWVGVEEMRSLIREHVDPSFNPQIDANASTKVSAKNSTN; encoded by the coding sequence ATGGATTTAAAAGGAAAGGCAATTTTAATTACAGGCGGCACCGGCTCGCTGGGAAAGGCATTGACGAAGCATTTGCTGGAACATCATGGAGATATAGACAGGCTTGTCATATTTTCCCGTGATGAGCAAAAGCAGTTTGAAATGGCAAATGACTACCCTTCCGAGAAGCACCGAAAAATTATGCGTTTTTTTATCGGTGATGTCAGGGACCGGAACCGGTTGATTCGTGCCATGAAAGGTATTGATTATGTTATTCATGCTGCGGCTATGAAACATGTTCCTATTGCCGAGTACAATCCAATGGAATGTATCAAGACCAATATCATTGGTGCTGAAAATGTGATAGAAGCTTGCCTGGAAACGGATGTGAAAAAGGTGATTGCCTTATCTACTGATAAAGCAGCGGCACCCATTAATCTCTACGGTGCGACTAAACTCGCTTCGGATAAGTTATTCGTTGCCGCTAACAATATTAAAGGATGGAATCCTATAATTTTTTCGGTGGTGCGGTACGGCAATGTCATGGGCTCCAACGGATCAGTTATTCCGTTCTTTTTGAAAAAGCGTAAAGAGGGAAGTTTACCCATAACGGACGATACAATGACGCGGTTTAATATTTCCCTGCAGGGCGGTGTGGATATGGTGATGCACGCTTTGGAGCACGCCTGGGGCGGAGAGATTTTTGTGCCCAAAATCCCGTCCTATAAGATCACGGATGTAGCGGAGGCGATAGGCCCGGAATGCAGCAAACCGGTGATTGGCATACGTCCCGGTGAAAAGATCCACGAGGAAATGATCACTACTTCCGACTCATACTATACCTATGACCTGGGCAAGTATTATGTAATTGTTCCATCCAAGACCAAATGGGAAATGGAAGACTTTATTAAGCATTTTAACGCGAAAAAAGTCCCGGAAGGTTTTTGTTACAATTCAAGCAGCAACACAGCATGGGTAGGTGTTGAAGAAATGAGGTCGCTAATTAGGGAACATGTTGATCCTTCATTTAATCCTCAAATTGATGCAAATGCTTCCACAAAAGTTTCCGCAAAAAATTCCACAAATTGA
- the cysN gene encoding sulfate adenylyltransferase subunit CysN, translated as MWLSGKKQKHMDLLRFATAGSVDDGKSTLIGRLMFDTKTIFEDQLEAIEESSRKRGEDYVNLALLTDGLRAEREQGITIDVAYRYFATPNRKFILADSPGHIQYTRNMVTGASNSQLAIILVDVRHGVVEQTRRHSFIVGLLGIKHVVVCINKMDLVDYSQEKFEEVKKDYLSFISKVNIPEIHFVPVSALLGDNIVEKSEKMPWYKGSSLLYTLENVQVVSDYDFVDSRFPVQYVVKPQIKGYQDYRGYAGRVAGGVFKPGDDVVVLPSGFSSKISSIDTFSGPVEEAFPPMSVTMRLENEIDISRGDMIVKENNQPKVEQDIDLMICWLNEKPLQPNGKYTLRHTTKEARCVVKEVLYKVDINTLHRVEDNKEIRLNDIGRIRIRTTQPLFFDTYQRNKGTGSLILVDEATNTTVGAGMIL; from the coding sequence TTGTGGCTTAGTGGCAAAAAACAAAAACACATGGATTTACTTCGATTTGCTACAGCAGGAAGCGTTGATGACGGAAAAAGCACCCTCATTGGCCGACTGATGTTTGATACCAAAACCATCTTTGAAGACCAGCTTGAGGCTATAGAGGAAAGCAGCCGGAAGCGCGGAGAAGATTACGTGAACCTGGCACTGCTGACTGACGGCTTGCGCGCTGAACGTGAGCAGGGGATTACTATTGATGTGGCATACCGCTATTTTGCTACTCCCAACCGAAAATTCATCCTGGCCGATTCTCCGGGCCATATTCAATACACCCGGAATATGGTGACAGGTGCATCGAATTCCCAGTTGGCTATTATCCTGGTGGACGTGCGCCACGGAGTAGTGGAGCAGACCCGCAGGCACAGCTTCATCGTAGGATTGCTGGGCATCAAACACGTGGTGGTTTGCATCAATAAAATGGACCTGGTGGATTACTCACAGGAAAAATTTGAGGAGGTGAAGAAGGACTACCTCTCCTTCATCTCGAAAGTCAATATTCCGGAGATCCACTTTGTGCCTGTAAGCGCACTGCTGGGAGACAACATTGTGGAAAAATCAGAGAAGATGCCCTGGTATAAAGGTTCTTCCCTACTTTATACACTCGAAAATGTACAGGTAGTATCGGACTACGATTTTGTGGACAGCCGCTTCCCCGTGCAGTATGTGGTGAAGCCGCAAATAAAAGGCTACCAGGATTACCGGGGATATGCAGGCAGAGTGGCCGGTGGCGTCTTTAAACCGGGAGATGATGTGGTGGTGCTGCCTTCCGGCTTTTCCAGCAAGATCAGCAGCATTGATACCTTCAGCGGCCCGGTGGAGGAAGCATTTCCGCCTATGTCCGTCACTATGCGGCTTGAAAATGAAATTGACATCAGCCGGGGGGATATGATCGTGAAGGAGAACAACCAGCCTAAAGTGGAGCAGGATATTGACCTGATGATCTGCTGGCTGAATGAAAAGCCGCTGCAGCCCAACGGCAAATACACGCTCCGGCATACGACCAAAGAGGCTCGCTGTGTCGTGAAGGAGGTGCTGTATAAAGTGGATATTAATACGCTGCACCGGGTGGAAGATAATAAGGAGATCCGCCTGAATGATATTGGCCGGATCCGTATTCGTACTACGCAGCCGCTCTTCTTTGATACCTATCAGCGGAACAAGGGCACCGGCAGCCTGATCCTGGTGGATGAGGCTACCAATACTACCGTGGGAGCGGGAATGATCTTGTAG
- a CDS encoding DUF2061 domain-containing protein → MKDSRTRSLVKGISWRCLGTLDTLVISYIVFGNISHAASIAGTEVVTKIVLYYFHERIWNIVKWGRLTKRASHIRSIVKGLSWRTLGTLDTILISYFYTSNPMGALQVGVTEVVTKVILYYVHERIWGRIKWGRKFPEGGDPGTGGGMEKTGENVENVNVNFKNILIDVDGKIKK, encoded by the coding sequence ATGAAGGATTCCCGCACCCGAAGTTTGGTAAAAGGCATTAGCTGGCGCTGTCTCGGTACGTTGGATACGCTCGTGATTTCCTATATTGTTTTCGGGAATATCTCTCATGCTGCCAGTATTGCCGGCACGGAGGTCGTGACCAAGATCGTGTTATATTATTTCCATGAACGAATATGGAATATTGTAAAATGGGGACGGCTTACCAAACGGGCCAGTCACATCCGGAGCATCGTAAAAGGCTTGAGCTGGAGGACATTAGGCACTTTGGACACCATCCTTATTTCCTATTTTTATACTTCAAATCCAATGGGAGCGCTGCAGGTTGGAGTTACTGAAGTCGTAACGAAAGTTATACTGTATTATGTCCATGAACGCATTTGGGGCAGGATCAAATGGGGAAGGAAATTCCCGGAAGGCGGGGACCCAGGCACCGGTGGCGGGATGGAAAAAACCGGGGAAAACGTTGAGAATGTAAATGTGAATTTTAAGAATATATTAATTGATGTGGATGGAAAAATCAAAAAGTAG
- the kdsA gene encoding 3-deoxy-8-phosphooctulonate synthase, whose protein sequence is MVESTALYQRLIAEKFLIAGPCVVEDDAIMNEIAETLEELREKFEIPVIFKASFDKANRTSVSSYRGRGMEHGLEALGRIGQKHGLPLITDIHESHQAQQAAEVVDILQIPAFLCRQTDLLLAAAETGKIVNVKKGQFLSGHDMAFVVKKLESSGNSQILLTERGNMYGYNNLVVDFRNIVDMLELGYPVVMDATHAVQRPGGAGGSSGGNRGYVPQIAKAAAIFGASGFFFEVHPDPEKALSDSPNTISLTTLRKLAETLFME, encoded by the coding sequence ATAGTGGAATCGACAGCATTATATCAGCGTCTCATTGCAGAAAAGTTCCTTATTGCCGGTCCTTGTGTGGTGGAAGATGATGCGATCATGAATGAAATCGCTGAAACCCTGGAGGAGCTGCGGGAGAAGTTTGAGATCCCGGTCATTTTCAAGGCTTCTTTTGATAAGGCCAACCGCACCTCGGTGAGTTCATATCGCGGGCGGGGAATGGAGCACGGTTTGGAAGCGCTGGGGCGGATCGGACAAAAGCATGGACTGCCACTCATTACAGACATCCATGAAAGCCATCAGGCACAGCAGGCCGCGGAGGTAGTGGACATTCTCCAAATTCCCGCATTTCTGTGCAGGCAGACTGATTTGCTGCTGGCGGCTGCCGAAACCGGAAAGATCGTGAACGTAAAGAAAGGGCAGTTCCTCTCCGGCCACGACATGGCGTTTGTGGTGAAGAAACTGGAGAGCAGCGGCAATTCCCAAATTCTGCTCACAGAAAGGGGCAATATGTACGGCTATAATAATCTGGTAGTTGATTTCCGGAATATCGTGGATATGCTTGAACTGGGCTACCCGGTAGTAATGGATGCGACCCATGCGGTACAGCGACCCGGTGGAGCCGGAGGCAGTTCGGGCGGAAACCGGGGATACGTACCGCAAATAGCAAAGGCAGCCGCTATCTTTGGCGCCAGCGGATTCTTCTTCGAGGTACACCCCGATCCTGAAAAAGCCCTCTCTGACAGTCCAAATACCATTTCACTAACTACGCTCAGAAAACTGGCAGAAACATTATTTATGGAATGA
- a CDS encoding GxxExxY protein, whose amino-acid sequence MDNIIGTGDFQLKEECYKVIGCAMNVHNELGCGFLEPVYQEALGIELLESEIQYTKEQRLNISYKGRLLMKQYIADFVCFNQLIVEVKAMEGLLPVHSAQVLNYLKATGLKVALLLNFGTTKLQYKRIIL is encoded by the coding sequence GTGGATAATATTATAGGCACCGGGGATTTTCAATTAAAAGAAGAGTGCTATAAGGTTATTGGTTGTGCGATGAACGTACATAATGAATTAGGTTGTGGGTTTTTAGAGCCGGTTTATCAGGAAGCACTGGGTATCGAACTTTTAGAAAGTGAAATTCAGTACACTAAAGAACAGCGACTGAATATTAGTTATAAGGGTCGTTTATTAATGAAACAATATATTGCAGATTTCGTATGCTTTAATCAATTGATTGTAGAAGTAAAAGCAATGGAGGGTCTGCTACCAGTGCATTCTGCACAGGTGCTGAATTACCTGAAAGCAACAGGGTTAAAAGTAGCCCTTCTGCTTAATTTCGGCACCACCAAGCTTCAATACAAGAGAATAATCCTCTAA
- the cysD gene encoding sulfate adenylyltransferase subunit CysD, translating into MDTINYKLSHLDILEAESIYVIREVASQFESPVLLFSGGKDSIVLLHLCRKAFHPARLPFPLLHVDTGHNFDETIEFRDRLVKQIGANLIVAYVQDTINSGRVAEETGANASRNALQTTTLLDAIEKNGFDGAMGGARRDEEKARAKERFFSHRDEFGQWDPKNQRPELWSLFNGRKNFGEHFRIFPISNWTEMDIWQYIQRESLELPSIYFSHSRSCVKRNGVWLGVTDFLNINDDEVVEEKTVRFRTVGDATCTGAFESTASTLDEIIDEVSTLRLTERGGRADDKRSEASMEDRKKAGYF; encoded by the coding sequence ATGGATACGATCAACTATAAGCTCAGCCATCTGGATATTTTAGAGGCTGAGTCAATTTACGTGATCCGCGAAGTCGCATCACAGTTCGAAAGTCCGGTACTACTTTTTTCGGGCGGGAAAGACAGCATCGTTTTATTGCACCTGTGCCGCAAAGCTTTTCACCCGGCAAGGCTGCCCTTCCCGCTGTTGCATGTGGATACCGGGCACAACTTTGACGAAACCATTGAGTTTCGCGACCGCCTTGTCAAACAAATAGGTGCGAACCTGATCGTGGCTTATGTGCAGGACACCATCAATTCGGGCCGTGTTGCCGAGGAGACCGGGGCGAATGCCAGCCGCAATGCCCTGCAGACCACTACCCTGCTGGATGCCATAGAGAAGAACGGCTTTGATGGCGCAATGGGCGGTGCCCGCAGAGACGAGGAGAAAGCCCGTGCGAAAGAACGCTTCTTCTCCCACCGCGATGAATTCGGGCAATGGGACCCCAAAAACCAGCGCCCGGAACTCTGGTCGCTTTTTAACGGACGGAAAAATTTCGGAGAGCACTTTCGCATCTTCCCCATCAGTAACTGGACGGAAATGGACATCTGGCAATACATCCAGCGCGAAAGCCTGGAACTGCCATCCATCTATTTTTCGCACTCAAGAAGCTGCGTGAAGAGGAATGGTGTCTGGCTTGGCGTTACCGATTTCCTGAATATAAATGACGATGAGGTTGTAGAAGAGAAGACGGTACGTTTCCGCACGGTAGGCGATGCCACCTGCACCGGAGCTTTTGAATCCACCGCTTCCACACTGGATGAGATCATTGATGAAGTGTCAACCCTGCGCCTCACCGAACGTGGCGGCCGCGCAGACGACAAACGCTCAGAAGCCTCAATGGAAGACCGAAAGAAAGCGGGGTACTTTTAG
- a CDS encoding ArsR family transcriptional regulator, whose protein sequence is MHLTFAPEPVQTILLDSLITSKTRIKLLLKFFSNSNATSHLRGLAVEFDESTNAVRLELNKLTNAGLLQSSDSGNKKVYQANRKHPLFPELNSIVMKYLGLDKLIIDVIHKLGDLKLALITGDYANGNDSGIIDLVLVGDIDRDLLHRLIGKAETLIKRKVRPLVLLSEEYENLKGTIAPEKALILWEDGVSA, encoded by the coding sequence ATGCACCTTACTTTTGCCCCAGAACCCGTACAGACGATTTTGTTAGATTCCCTGATCACATCCAAGACCCGAATTAAGCTGTTGCTGAAGTTCTTTTCGAACTCCAATGCAACCTCCCATTTGCGTGGCCTGGCCGTGGAGTTTGATGAATCTACCAATGCCGTGCGCCTGGAACTGAATAAGCTGACGAATGCAGGACTGCTGCAATCGAGTGACAGCGGCAATAAAAAGGTCTACCAGGCCAACCGGAAGCATCCGCTCTTCCCGGAACTCAACAGCATCGTGATGAAGTATCTGGGGCTTGACAAACTCATTATAGACGTAATACATAAACTGGGAGACCTGAAGCTCGCCCTTATTACAGGCGATTACGCCAACGGCAACGACAGCGGCATCATTGATCTTGTGCTGGTAGGCGATATAGACCGCGACCTGCTGCACCGCCTCATCGGCAAAGCAGAAACCCTGATAAAGCGCAAAGTAAGACCCCTGGTCCTGCTGAGCGAAGAGTACGAAAACCTGAAAGGAACCATCGCCCCGGAAAAGGCCCTCATCCTGTGGGAAGATGGCGTAAGTGCCTAA
- a CDS encoding UpxY family transcription antiterminator, whose translation MAATAKWYVFYTRSRAEKKTLEQLTRHGQQTYLPLIEEVKQWSDRKKKVEVPLFRSYIFIHCAEHEIPELLQWQPNLVTYVRYNGKPAVIRQEELDSIERFISTGLSITVQNDSELEQGDRVKVMGGPLEGMEGEITEMANQHFFMVHIEAIQQAMMVKVPEQFLKKI comes from the coding sequence GTGGCAGCAACAGCGAAATGGTATGTGTTCTATACCAGGAGCAGGGCTGAAAAAAAGACCTTGGAGCAACTCACCCGACACGGACAGCAAACCTATCTTCCCCTCATAGAGGAGGTAAAACAATGGAGTGACCGCAAAAAGAAAGTGGAAGTCCCGCTGTTCCGGTCCTATATCTTCATCCATTGTGCAGAGCACGAAATACCGGAATTACTACAATGGCAGCCAAACCTTGTCACCTACGTCAGGTACAACGGCAAGCCCGCTGTCATCCGGCAGGAAGAACTTGACTCTATTGAACGATTTATCAGTACCGGTCTCAGCATAACGGTACAAAATGATTCAGAACTGGAGCAGGGCGACCGCGTAAAAGTAATGGGCGGCCCGCTTGAAGGCATGGAAGGCGAGATCACGGAGATGGCCAACCAGCATTTCTTCATGGTACATATTGAAGCGATCCAACAGGCGATGATGGTAAAAGTACCTGAACAATTTTTAAAGAAAATTTAA
- the cysQ gene encoding 3'(2'),5'-bisphosphate nucleotidase CysQ: protein MEKSKSSTDVKIEEIEAIARKAGAAILEIYDTKNAEDWNVTAKADDSPLTEADRAANKVICDFLRAEYDYPIISEENKEIPYEERRHYERFWLVDPLDGTKEFIKRNGEFTVNIALIENGYPVLGVVFAPVLDEAYCAATGEGAWMEKAGEKYFLAASEFSEKDEGLSIVCSRSHLNKETEDFISKYNNPEAVSMGSSLKFMLVAKGEAQLYPRLAPTMEWDTGAAQAIVEEAGGEVLNHETGERLRYNKENLLNPHFVVYGNRIK from the coding sequence ATGGAAAAATCAAAAAGTAGCACGGACGTAAAAATTGAAGAGATCGAAGCCATTGCCAGAAAAGCGGGCGCAGCGATCCTGGAAATTTATGATACCAAAAATGCGGAGGATTGGAATGTAACGGCCAAAGCGGATGATTCACCCCTCACGGAAGCTGACAGGGCAGCCAATAAAGTGATATGCGACTTTCTCCGGGCTGAATATGATTATCCGATTATTTCAGAAGAAAATAAGGAAATACCCTATGAGGAGCGCAGGCATTATGAGCGGTTTTGGCTCGTGGATCCGCTGGACGGCACAAAGGAATTTATCAAGAGAAATGGTGAGTTCACGGTGAATATTGCTCTGATCGAAAATGGATACCCGGTTTTGGGAGTGGTATTCGCCCCGGTGCTGGATGAGGCCTATTGTGCGGCTACAGGCGAAGGCGCCTGGATGGAAAAGGCCGGTGAGAAATATTTCCTTGCAGCTTCTGAATTTTCTGAAAAAGATGAGGGCCTCAGTATTGTCTGTTCACGGTCTCATCTAAATAAGGAAACCGAAGATTTTATCAGCAAGTATAATAATCCCGAGGCCGTGTCTATGGGAAGCTCTTTGAAATTTATGCTGGTGGCCAAAGGAGAAGCGCAGCTCTATCCCCGGCTGGCGCCAACAATGGAATGGGACACCGGTGCGGCACAGGCCATTGTGGAAGAAGCGGGCGGTGAGGTATTGAACCATGAAACGGGAGAGCGGCTGCGCTACAACAAGGAAAATCTGCTGAATCCGCATTTCGTAGTGTATGGCAACCGAATAAAATAG
- the cysC gene encoding adenylyl-sulfate kinase — translation MQQNSKADLENIHPLQGHKVGRPEKEALLKQHGKVLWLTGLSGSGKSTLAKGLEERLIASGHLTMLLDGDNLRTGLNSNLSFTEADRLENIRRVAEVSRLFLSAGVITINSFISPTLEIREMARKIIGPEDFLEVYVNSPLAVCEDRDVKGLYEKARNGEILNFTGIDAPFEEPESPAFEIRTDKFSIEESVQRLYHFLQSHISIS, via the coding sequence TTGCAGCAAAATTCTAAGGCTGATTTGGAAAATATACATCCTCTCCAGGGACACAAAGTTGGGCGTCCTGAGAAGGAAGCACTATTAAAACAACACGGAAAAGTACTATGGCTTACGGGGCTGTCCGGCTCCGGGAAAAGCACCCTGGCAAAGGGCCTTGAGGAACGGCTGATCGCAAGCGGCCACCTGACCATGCTACTGGATGGCGACAACCTCCGCACAGGCCTCAACAGCAATCTTTCATTTACAGAAGCTGACCGTCTTGAAAATATCAGAAGGGTGGCAGAGGTTTCCAGGCTATTTCTTTCTGCCGGGGTCATCACCATCAACAGCTTCATTTCTCCTACACTGGAAATACGTGAAATGGCGCGGAAGATCATCGGGCCGGAGGATTTTCTGGAGGTGTACGTCAACAGTCCGCTGGCGGTTTGTGAAGACCGGGATGTGAAGGGTTTATATGAAAAAGCGCGCAATGGCGAAATCCTTAACTTTACCGGAATTGACGCCCCTTTTGAAGAACCGGAATCTCCGGCCTTTGAAATTCGTACTGATAAATTTTCAATAGAAGAGAGTGTGCAACGACTTTATCATTTTCTTCAATCACATATTTCTATTTCTTAA
- a CDS encoding ABC transporter ATP-binding protein, whose translation MSAIKKLIARNFESFTYFYRHLRYRIFLSVGISLLVGVLDGFGLAMFLPLLQMTNEDSAVDSEGMGKMGFLVEMMEGVGISLTLFNVLAIIVIFFLLKGVALFINNVYRVLIQQFFIKKLRLELLQGFNRVNYNYYVNSDVGRIQNTMTGEVSRVARAFQNYFQTVEKAFMVMIYVSFAFFVDARFALLVALGSVLTNLLYQVLYKYTKTASKKFTKDSHSYQGQMIQHVGNFKYLKATGLVQVYADKLRKTIISIEQIRKKIGIIAAFLASAREPLLIIVVAIVIIIQTGLLGAPLGPILISLLFFYRALTALLTMQNFWNKFLEVSGSLSNTQAFQEEIKSNKERPGKVKIDAFKDRIILEDVSFSYGEDVVLKHINLTIDRNETVAFVGESGSGKTTLVNLLAGLMKLKDGRMQVDDINILKLNIQSYQERIGYITQEPVIFNDSIYNNVTFWSERNPENESRFNNALKRASIDEFVTGLDNGPDTILGNNGVNLSGGQKQRISIARELYKDIDILIMDEATSALDSETERAIQTSIDALKGNYTILIVAHRLSTIRNADRIVLLNNGSIESIGNYSELINQNFGFKKMVQLQEL comes from the coding sequence GTGAGTGCCATAAAAAAACTTATAGCGCGAAACTTCGAGAGTTTCACTTATTTCTACCGGCATCTCCGTTACCGGATATTTCTGAGTGTGGGCATCAGCTTATTGGTGGGCGTGCTGGATGGATTTGGCCTCGCCATGTTCCTGCCGTTACTGCAAATGACCAATGAAGATTCCGCTGTTGACTCCGAGGGAATGGGAAAAATGGGTTTTCTTGTAGAAATGATGGAAGGGGTTGGCATATCACTTACGTTGTTCAATGTACTTGCGATTATCGTCATATTCTTTTTATTGAAAGGAGTCGCATTATTTATAAACAATGTGTACAGGGTATTGATACAGCAATTTTTCATAAAGAAACTAAGGCTGGAACTTCTACAGGGTTTTAATCGTGTGAATTATAATTATTATGTAAACTCGGATGTGGGCCGTATCCAAAATACCATGACAGGTGAAGTGTCGCGGGTAGCGAGGGCCTTTCAAAATTATTTTCAGACGGTAGAGAAGGCATTTATGGTTATGATTTATGTATCCTTTGCCTTTTTTGTGGATGCAAGATTTGCTTTGCTTGTGGCACTTGGCAGCGTGCTCACCAATTTGCTCTATCAGGTTTTGTACAAGTACACCAAAACTGCTTCGAAAAAATTCACCAAAGACTCGCACAGCTACCAGGGGCAGATGATTCAGCATGTCGGTAACTTTAAGTATCTGAAAGCAACCGGTCTGGTGCAGGTCTATGCAGATAAATTACGAAAGACGATAATTAGTATTGAGCAGATAAGAAAAAAGATAGGGATTATTGCTGCATTTCTCGCCTCGGCAAGAGAGCCTTTGCTTATTATTGTGGTGGCTATTGTCATAATTATCCAAACAGGTTTACTTGGCGCTCCGTTGGGTCCTATCCTCATCAGCCTCCTGTTTTTTTATCGCGCACTTACGGCCTTGTTGACGATGCAGAATTTCTGGAATAAGTTTCTTGAAGTTTCAGGATCGCTTAGCAATACACAGGCATTTCAGGAAGAAATAAAAAGCAATAAGGAGCGCCCGGGTAAAGTCAAAATAGATGCTTTCAAGGATAGAATTATTCTAGAAGATGTTTCATTCTCCTACGGTGAGGATGTGGTTCTTAAACATATTAACCTGACCATTGACCGGAATGAAACAGTAGCCTTTGTAGGTGAAAGCGGAAGCGGTAAAACTACTCTGGTAAATCTGCTGGCAGGCTTGATGAAGCTGAAGGATGGCAGGATGCAGGTAGATGATATTAACATCCTAAAACTCAATATTCAATCTTATCAGGAACGTATTGGATACATTACACAGGAACCGGTAATATTCAACGATTCCATATACAATAATGTAACGTTTTGGTCCGAGCGCAACCCGGAAAACGAATCACGTTTCAATAATGCCCTGAAGCGAGCGTCTATTGACGAATTTGTGACAGGACTTGATAACGGACCTGATACCATCCTCGGCAACAACGGGGTAAACCTGAGCGGAGGTCAAAAACAGCGCATTTCCATTGCCCGTGAATTATATAAGGACATTGATATTCTCATTATGGACGAAGCCACATCTGCACTGGATAGTGAGACAGAGAGGGCCATACAAACCAGCATTGATGCCTTAAAGGGCAACTACACGATTTTGATTGTGGCACACAGACTATCAACCATCAGGAATGCTGACAGAATTGTTTTATTAAATAATGGAAGCATTGAATCTATTGGCAATTATTCGGAATTGATTAATCAAAATTTTGGATTTAAGAAAATGGTGCAATTGCAGGAGCTTTAG